In Myxococcales bacterium, one DNA window encodes the following:
- the folP gene encoding dihydropteroate synthase, translating into MDLAAKIAVLGIVNVTPDSFSDGGKFFAMPAAREHADRLIAEGADVLDIGGESTRPGAQAVSVEEEIRRVVPLIEAIRRQSAVPISVDTRRAAVARAAIEAGANIINDVSALSDPPMAELAAATGAGVVLMHMQGTPETMQQAPHYSDVLAEVTDFLAARAAFAQSAGIARESIVIDPGIGFGKNLEHNLTLLGRLGRLTATGFPVLIGPSRKAFIGALTGAGAAARLPGTLAAVSLSVALGARLVRVHDVAAAVQAIQVATAIKQAGG; encoded by the coding sequence CTGGACCTCGCCGCGAAGATCGCCGTCCTGGGTATCGTCAACGTAACGCCCGACTCCTTTTCCGACGGCGGCAAGTTTTTCGCGATGCCGGCGGCGCGCGAACACGCTGACCGCTTGATCGCCGAAGGCGCCGACGTTCTGGATATCGGCGGCGAATCGACCCGGCCGGGCGCCCAGGCGGTCTCCGTCGAGGAGGAAATCCGCCGGGTGGTTCCGCTCATCGAGGCGATCCGCCGGCAGAGCGCCGTCCCGATCAGCGTCGATACCCGGCGGGCGGCGGTCGCGCGGGCCGCGATCGAAGCCGGAGCGAACATCATCAACGATGTCTCCGCCTTGAGCGATCCGCCGATGGCGGAACTGGCGGCGGCGACCGGCGCCGGCGTGGTGCTGATGCACATGCAGGGGACGCCGGAGACGATGCAACAAGCGCCGCATTATTCCGACGTGCTGGCGGAAGTGACGGATTTTTTGGCGGCGCGGGCCGCCTTTGCCCAGTCCGCCGGGATCGCCCGCGAAAGCATCGTCATTGACCCCGGCATCGGTTTTGGCAAGAATTTGGAGCACAATCTGACTTTACTCGGCCGGTTGGGCCGATTGACGGCAACGGGATTCCCGGTTCTCATCGGTCCGAGCCGAAAAGCGTTCATCGGCGCCTTGACCGGCGCCGGCGCGGCGGCGCGGCTACCGGGAACCTTGGCGGCGGTTTCGTTGTCGGTTGCTCTGGGGGCGCGTCTGGTGCGGGTGCACGACGTGGCTGCGGCCGTCCAGGCGATCCAGGTGGCGACGGCGATCAAACAGGCGGGCGGATGA